A window from Nocardioides mesophilus encodes these proteins:
- the mtrA gene encoding MtrAB system response regulator MtrA: MSGTDQGGRGRVLVVDDDAALSEMLGIVLRQEGFDSRVVSSGDRALAEFRNYKPDVVLLDLMLPGKDGIDVCREIRAESGVPIVMLTAKGDTVDVVVGLESGADDYVIKPFKPKELVARIRARVRRFEDPAPEALAIADLSIDVAGHQVTRAGRPIALTPLEFDLLVCLARKPWQVFTREVLLEQVWGYRHAADTRLVNVHVQRLRSKVEHDPENPEIVVTVRGVGYKAGTA; this comes from the coding sequence ATGTCCGGCACGGACCAGGGCGGCCGGGGCCGCGTGCTCGTCGTCGACGACGACGCCGCGCTCTCGGAGATGCTCGGGATCGTGCTGCGCCAGGAGGGCTTCGACTCTCGGGTCGTGTCCTCGGGCGACCGCGCCCTCGCGGAGTTCCGGAACTACAAGCCGGACGTGGTGCTGCTCGACCTGATGCTGCCCGGCAAGGACGGCATCGACGTCTGCCGGGAGATCCGCGCCGAGTCCGGCGTGCCGATCGTCATGCTGACCGCCAAGGGTGACACCGTCGACGTGGTCGTCGGCCTCGAGTCCGGGGCCGACGACTATGTCATCAAGCCGTTCAAGCCCAAGGAGCTGGTGGCCAGGATCCGGGCCCGGGTCCGCCGCTTCGAGGACCCGGCGCCGGAGGCCCTGGCGATCGCCGACCTGTCCATCGACGTCGCCGGCCACCAGGTCACCCGGGCCGGCCGGCCGATCGCGCTGACCCCGCTCGAGTTCGACCTGCTGGTCTGCCTGGCGCGCAAGCCGTGGCAGGTGTTCACCCGCGAGGTGCTGCTCGAGCAGGTCTGGGGCTATCGGCACGCCGCCGACACGCGGCTGGTCAACGTCCACGTGCAGCGGCTGCGCTCCAAGGTGGAGCACGACCCGGAGAACCCGGAGATCGTCGTGACCGTGCGGGGCGTGGGCTACAAGGCCGGGACCGCGTAG
- the hpf gene encoding ribosome hibernation-promoting factor, HPF/YfiA family: MDIVLNSRHVDLTERFREAAEEKLSRLEKHDHRVIRVEVEVSKERNPRLQDRAIKVQLTAFSKGPVIRAEACSVDKLAALDQAVDRMAAQMRRAADRRRVHHGRHTPVSVGEALASVQPQAAEHDETGDVEHIRNVGPIAVLGDGPLVVREKTHTAEPMMLDQALYEMELVGHDFFLFVDKESERPSVVYRRRGYDYGVISLDVT, translated from the coding sequence GTGGACATCGTGCTCAACAGCAGGCATGTCGATCTGACCGAAAGGTTCCGTGAGGCCGCCGAGGAGAAGCTCTCCCGGCTCGAGAAGCACGACCACCGAGTGATCCGCGTGGAGGTCGAGGTCTCCAAGGAGCGCAACCCCCGGTTGCAGGACCGCGCCATCAAGGTGCAGCTCACCGCGTTCAGCAAGGGCCCGGTGATCCGGGCCGAGGCGTGCTCGGTCGACAAACTCGCGGCCCTGGACCAGGCCGTCGACCGGATGGCCGCCCAGATGCGCCGGGCCGCCGACCGCCGCCGGGTGCACCACGGCCGGCACACGCCGGTCTCGGTGGGAGAGGCGCTCGCCTCGGTCCAGCCGCAGGCAGCCGAGCACGACGAGACAGGCGACGTCGAGCACATCCGCAACGTGGGGCCGATCGCCGTGCTGGGCGACGGGCCGCTGGTGGTCCGCGAGAAGACGCACACGGCCGAGCCGATGATGCTGGACCAGGCGCTCTACGAGATGGAGCTCGTCGGGCACGACTTCTTCCTGTTCGTGGACAAGGAGTCCGAGCGCCCCTCGGTGGTCTACCGCCGCAGGGGCTACGACTACGGGGTCATCTCCCTCGACGTGACCTGA
- the ahcY gene encoding adenosylhomocysteinase, whose product MDFKVADLSLADYGRTEIGLAEHEMPGLMAMRERYGDSKPLAGARIAGSLHMTIQTAVLIETLVDLGAEVRWASCNIFSTQDHAAAAVVVGREGTVENPQGVPVFAWKGESLEEYWWCTQQILQWPEGAFANMILDDGGDATMLVHLGVDAEKTGVAPALDSAKSVEQRVVFQVLHDSLAADGSRWTTIANEIKGVTEETTTGVLRLYDMMREGSLLFPGINVNDSVTKSKFDNKYGCRHSLIDGINRATDVLIGGKVAVVCGYGDVGKGCAESLRGQGARVIVTEIDPICALQAAMDGYQVSTLDEVLPVADIIITATGNMNVVTVEQMQRMKFQAIVANIGHFDNEIDMAGLENFPGVVRKNVKPQVDVWTFPSNGKGAGTTIIVLSEGRLMNLGNATGHPSFVMSNSFTNQVLAQIELFTKTDEYPTGVYVLPKHLDEEVARLHLSALGVSLTELTADQAAYLGVPVSGPYKSDHYRY is encoded by the coding sequence ATGGACTTCAAGGTTGCTGACCTGAGCCTGGCCGACTACGGCCGCACCGAGATCGGCCTCGCCGAGCACGAGATGCCAGGCCTGATGGCGATGCGCGAGCGCTACGGAGACAGCAAGCCGCTGGCCGGCGCCCGGATCGCCGGCTCGCTGCACATGACGATCCAGACCGCCGTGCTCATCGAGACGCTCGTCGATCTCGGTGCCGAGGTCCGCTGGGCGTCCTGCAACATCTTCTCCACCCAGGACCACGCCGCCGCCGCGGTCGTCGTCGGGCGTGAGGGCACCGTCGAGAACCCCCAGGGCGTGCCGGTGTTCGCCTGGAAGGGTGAGTCGCTGGAGGAGTACTGGTGGTGCACCCAGCAGATCCTGCAGTGGCCCGAGGGCGCCTTCGCCAACATGATCCTCGACGACGGGGGCGACGCCACGATGCTCGTCCACCTCGGCGTGGACGCCGAGAAGACCGGCGTGGCGCCGGCGCTCGACTCGGCCAAGAGCGTCGAGCAGCGCGTCGTCTTCCAGGTGCTGCACGACTCGCTCGCCGCCGACGGCAGCCGCTGGACCACGATCGCGAACGAGATCAAGGGTGTCACCGAGGAGACCACCACCGGGGTGCTGCGCCTCTACGACATGATGCGTGAGGGCTCGCTGCTCTTCCCGGGCATCAACGTCAACGACTCGGTGACCAAGAGCAAGTTCGACAACAAGTACGGCTGCCGCCACTCGCTGATCGACGGCATCAACCGCGCCACCGACGTGCTCATCGGCGGCAAGGTCGCGGTCGTCTGCGGCTACGGCGACGTCGGCAAGGGCTGCGCGGAGTCGCTGCGCGGCCAGGGCGCCCGCGTCATCGTCACCGAGATCGACCCGATCTGCGCGCTGCAGGCGGCGATGGACGGCTACCAGGTCTCCACCCTCGACGAGGTGCTGCCGGTCGCCGACATCATCATCACCGCGACGGGCAACATGAACGTCGTCACCGTCGAGCAGATGCAGCGGATGAAGTTCCAGGCGATCGTCGCCAACATCGGCCACTTCGACAACGAGATCGACATGGCCGGCCTCGAGAACTTCCCCGGCGTCGTGCGCAAGAACGTCAAGCCCCAGGTCGACGTGTGGACCTTCCCGAGCAATGGCAAGGGGGCGGGTACGACGATCATCGTGCTATCCGAGGGCCGGCTCATGAACCTCGGCAACGCGACCGGCCACCCGTCGTTCGTGATGTCGAACTCGTTCACCAACCAGGTGCTGGCGCAGATCGAGCTGTTCACCAAGACCGACGAGTACCCCACCGGCGTCTACGTGCTGCCCAAGCACCTCGACGAGGAGGTCGCCCGGCTGCACCTGTCGGCCCTCGGCGTCTCGCTGACCGAGCTCACCGCCGACCAGGCGGCGTACCTCGGGGTGCCGGTGTCGGGTCCGTACAAGTCCGACCACTACCGGTACTGA
- a CDS encoding cation diffusion facilitator family transporter translates to MATDGGTKAVVAALLANTGIAITKFIAFLMTGFSSMLAESIHSVADAGNQGLLLLGGKRAQREATEEHPFGFGRERYIYAFIVSIVLFSLGGLFALYEGYHKYHEVSSGHAEPAEGWQRFVPVVVLLVAIVLEGLSFRTALRETGKLKGDASYVGFVRRAKSPELPVILLEDLGALIGLVFALAGVGLSLATGNQYWDAAGTAMIGVLLVVIAVILALETKSLLLGESATPQARRRIRAALESAPGVERVIHMKTLHLGPEELLVAAKVAVPQGATAEAVAGGIDAAERAIRAAEPAAQVIYLEPDIYVEGHVPAARPEPPAPAAH, encoded by the coding sequence ATGGCGACCGACGGCGGCACCAAGGCGGTGGTGGCGGCGCTGCTGGCCAACACCGGCATCGCGATCACCAAGTTCATCGCGTTCCTGATGACAGGCTTCTCCTCGATGCTCGCGGAGTCCATCCACTCCGTCGCGGACGCGGGCAACCAGGGGCTGCTGCTCCTGGGCGGCAAGCGTGCCCAGCGAGAGGCGACCGAGGAGCACCCGTTCGGCTTCGGCCGTGAGCGCTACATCTACGCCTTCATCGTCTCGATCGTGCTGTTCTCGCTCGGCGGGCTGTTCGCGCTCTACGAGGGCTACCACAAGTACCACGAGGTCAGCAGCGGTCACGCCGAGCCCGCCGAGGGCTGGCAGCGGTTCGTCCCGGTGGTCGTGCTGCTGGTCGCCATCGTGCTCGAGGGCCTGTCGTTCCGGACCGCGCTCCGCGAGACCGGCAAGCTGAAGGGCGACGCGTCCTACGTCGGCTTCGTCCGCCGGGCGAAGTCGCCGGAGCTGCCGGTGATCCTGCTCGAGGACCTCGGCGCGCTCATCGGCCTGGTCTTCGCGCTGGCCGGGGTGGGCCTGAGCCTGGCCACCGGCAACCAGTACTGGGACGCCGCGGGAACCGCGATGATCGGCGTGCTGCTGGTGGTGATCGCGGTGATCCTCGCGCTGGAGACCAAGAGCCTGCTGCTCGGCGAGTCGGCGACGCCGCAGGCCCGCCGCCGGATCCGCGCTGCCCTGGAGTCCGCGCCGGGCGTGGAGCGGGTCATCCACATGAAGACCCTGCACCTCGGCCCCGAGGAGCTGCTGGTGGCCGCCAAGGTCGCCGTCCCCCAGGGGGCGACGGCGGAGGCCGTGGCCGGCGGGATCGACGCCGCCGAGCGCGCCATACGCGCGGCCGAGCCCGCCGCCCAGGTGATCTACCTGGAGCCGGACATCTACGTCGAGGGCCACGTGCCCGCCGCCCGGCCCGAGCCGCCGGCCCCCGCCGCGCACTGA
- a CDS encoding winged helix-turn-helix domain-containing protein: MAPVATLSRSQARRIALVAQGFRDPRHTVPTMRTFQRTLRRTAVLQIDSVNVLARAHYMPLFSRMGPYDPDLLHRAATRRPRHIVEYWAHVAAYMPVELWPHMRHRMRGYEARGHEWTAIQHRPELVESLVAEVRERGASTSRDLDDGLPRQKVHWGWNWSETKKVLEYLFASGRLAVAGRNQQFERLYDLPERVIPAEHLHAPEPTLEEAAAELLRRAAVAHGVGTEHDLRDYFRLQHDRALLPLVKPALGALVEAGELLPVHVEGWDKPAYLHRDAALPRKVPARALLSPFDPLVWERDRTERLFDFHYRIEIYVPEHKRVHGYYVLPFLLGDRLVARVDLKADRKAGVLQVKGAFAEPGAPEETAHELAQELVDLAGWLGLGAIRVEPRGDLAGALDVVIATLG; the protein is encoded by the coding sequence GTGGCCCCGGTTGCGACCCTCTCCCGCTCCCAGGCGCGCCGGATCGCCCTGGTCGCCCAGGGGTTCCGGGACCCGCGCCACACCGTGCCGACCATGCGCACCTTCCAGCGCACCCTGCGCCGTACGGCTGTGCTGCAGATCGACTCGGTCAACGTGCTCGCCCGGGCCCACTACATGCCGCTGTTCTCCCGGATGGGTCCCTACGACCCGGACCTGCTGCACCGGGCCGCGACGCGCCGGCCGCGGCACATCGTGGAGTACTGGGCCCACGTCGCGGCCTACATGCCGGTGGAGCTCTGGCCGCACATGCGGCACCGGATGCGCGGCTACGAGGCGCGCGGGCACGAGTGGACGGCGATCCAGCACCGTCCCGAGCTGGTGGAGTCCCTGGTGGCGGAGGTCCGCGAGCGCGGCGCGTCCACCTCGCGCGACCTCGACGACGGGCTGCCGCGGCAGAAGGTGCACTGGGGCTGGAACTGGTCGGAGACCAAGAAGGTGCTGGAGTACCTCTTCGCCTCCGGCCGGCTGGCCGTCGCCGGGCGCAACCAGCAGTTCGAACGGCTCTACGACCTCCCCGAGCGGGTGATCCCCGCCGAGCACCTGCACGCGCCCGAGCCGACCCTGGAGGAGGCCGCCGCCGAGCTGTTGCGCCGAGCCGCGGTCGCGCACGGCGTCGGCACCGAGCACGACCTGCGCGACTACTTCCGCCTGCAGCACGACCGGGCGCTGTTGCCGCTGGTGAAGCCGGCCCTCGGCGCGCTGGTCGAGGCGGGCGAGCTGCTGCCGGTCCACGTCGAGGGGTGGGACAAGCCGGCGTACCTCCACCGCGACGCCGCGCTGCCGCGCAAGGTGCCGGCCCGGGCCCTGCTCAGCCCCTTCGACCCGCTGGTCTGGGAGCGGGACCGGACCGAGCGGCTCTTCGACTTCCACTACCGCATCGAGATCTACGTCCCGGAGCACAAGCGGGTGCACGGCTACTACGTGCTGCCGTTCCTGCTCGGCGACCGGCTGGTCGCCCGGGTCGACCTCAAGGCCGACCGCAAGGCCGGGGTGCTGCAGGTCAAGGGCGCCTTCGCGGAGCCCGGGGCGCCGGAGGAGACCGCCCACGAGCTGGCCCAGGAGCTGGTCGACCTGGCCGGGTGGCTGGGTCTGGGCGCGATCCGGGTCGAGCCCCGGGGCGACCTCGCCGGGGCCCTGGACGTCGTGATTGCCACTCTCGGGTGA
- the mtrB gene encoding MtrAB system histidine kinase MtrB has translation MSAGRAIRRLPYAWTLWRRSIQARVVISTLLLSAVVATIVGMVLLNQVSDGLVDGKTRASVAEATRGTVDAQRRLSGASGTEFDASAQLTQLVASIVQRGQVQGYDVVLTGPVAGSSEGVAAGSGTRNSQGVRSDSVPAQLRERVETPDFTGVAWSYTRIRYEPGAGRVDAPAVVTGSQLLLPADGGTYTLYYLFPMTDQQRTLSLVQRSLVTGGGLLLLLVGGLTWLVTRQVVTPVRLARRVAERLASGRLEERMHVRGDDDIARLGQSFNQMASSLQKQIRQLEELSRVQRRFVSDVSHELRTPLTTVRMAGDVLYDARDRFDPVTARSAELLQKELDRFEMLLADLLEISRYDAGAAVLDLEDVDLVDVAHRVADSTRALAEMRGTEVVVRAAGPAAVAEVDVRRVERIVRNLVTNAIDHAEHRPVEITVASNEQGSALAVRDHGVGLHPGEAVLVFNRFWRADPARARTTGGTGLGLSISLEDAHLHGGWLHAWGEPGRGSQFRLTLPRRAGDPIEESPLPLVPADAAPERRDRPGGSVAPGTPDRPIGTR, from the coding sequence ATGAGCGCTGGCCGCGCGATCCGCCGGTTGCCCTACGCGTGGACGCTGTGGCGCAGGTCCATCCAGGCCCGGGTGGTGATCAGCACGCTGCTGCTCTCCGCGGTGGTGGCGACCATCGTGGGGATGGTGCTGCTCAACCAGGTCAGCGACGGCCTCGTGGACGGCAAGACCCGCGCCTCCGTGGCCGAGGCGACCCGCGGCACCGTGGACGCCCAGCGGCGGCTCTCGGGAGCCAGCGGCACCGAGTTCGACGCCAGCGCCCAGCTCACCCAGCTGGTGGCCAGCATCGTGCAGCGCGGACAGGTCCAGGGGTACGACGTCGTGCTGACCGGCCCGGTCGCCGGCTCGAGCGAAGGCGTGGCGGCCGGCAGCGGGACCCGCAACTCCCAGGGCGTGCGCAGCGACAGCGTGCCCGCCCAGCTCCGTGAGCGGGTCGAGACGCCGGACTTCACCGGGGTGGCCTGGAGCTACACCCGGATCCGCTACGAGCCCGGGGCCGGACGCGTCGACGCGCCCGCGGTCGTGACCGGCTCCCAGCTGCTGCTGCCCGCGGACGGCGGCACCTACACGCTCTACTACCTGTTTCCGATGACCGACCAGCAGCGCACCCTCTCGCTGGTGCAGCGCTCGCTGGTCACCGGCGGCGGGCTGCTGCTGCTGCTCGTCGGCGGCCTTACCTGGCTGGTCACCCGGCAGGTGGTGACCCCGGTCCGGCTGGCCCGCCGCGTCGCGGAGCGGCTGGCCTCGGGGCGGCTGGAGGAGCGGATGCACGTGCGGGGCGACGACGACATCGCCCGGCTCGGCCAGTCCTTCAACCAGATGGCCTCCAGCCTGCAGAAGCAGATCCGCCAGCTCGAGGAGCTGTCCCGGGTGCAGCGCCGCTTCGTCTCCGACGTCTCGCACGAGCTGCGCACGCCGCTGACCACGGTGCGGATGGCCGGCGACGTGCTCTACGACGCGCGCGACCGGTTCGACCCGGTGACCGCCCGCTCCGCCGAGCTGCTCCAGAAGGAGCTGGACCGGTTCGAGATGCTGCTGGCCGACCTGCTCGAGATCAGCCGCTACGACGCCGGGGCCGCGGTGCTGGACCTCGAGGACGTCGACCTGGTCGACGTGGCGCACCGGGTGGCCGACTCCACCCGGGCGCTCGCGGAGATGCGCGGCACCGAGGTCGTGGTCCGTGCGGCCGGGCCCGCCGCCGTCGCGGAGGTCGACGTACGCCGCGTCGAGCGGATCGTGCGCAACCTGGTGACCAACGCGATCGACCACGCCGAGCACCGGCCGGTCGAGATCACGGTGGCCAGCAACGAGCAGGGCAGCGCCCTCGCGGTGAGGGACCACGGGGTGGGCCTGCACCCCGGCGAGGCGGTGCTGGTGTTCAACCGGTTCTGGCGCGCCGACCCCGCCCGGGCACGGACCACCGGCGGCACCGGGCTCGGGCTCTCCATCTCGCTCGAGGACGCGCACCTGCACGGCGGTTGGCTGCACGCCTGGGGAGAGCCGGGCCGGGGTTCGCAGTTCCGGCTGACCCTGCCGCGCCGCGCCGGCGACCCGATCGAGGAGAGCCCGCTGCCGCTGGTCCCGGCCGACGCGGCACCCGAGCGGCGCGACCGGCCCGGGGGGAGCGTCGCTCCGGGGACGCCCGACCGGCCGATAGGGACCCGATGA
- a CDS encoding LpqB family beta-propeller domain-containing protein — protein sequence MNGRRRLARVPVLVPVLLLGLLLAGCAGLPDTGTVHLEQPRQQVEDEAPVDFTPAGPVVGAPPVEIVRGFLVAMQATPINTSVARQFLTAESNQRWVPENGTIVYDTETRTVRGSTVVLSLDHTVDLDSRGRWKGRAGDQRFRLRMVQEKGQWRISNPPDRLIIPESHFQTRFTQYSLYYFDKGADVLVPEPVYVPTGAQASTFLVAALLAGPEQDQLGVERTFLPAGTRLDDISVPVVQDGTAVVPLSDEVLDLDGDRLDMALAQIGWTLRQVPGIERMRITVDGSPLSLPGAGTEVPLDTWPEFDPSVSWASQALFGIRKGRVVTLTGGQERRVSGAFGSLDLGAVRVAVDLAGEQVAVTTDDGEVLVAKRSRVPGTTPTPDDVSTGYSGGTDLLTPVWDLYDQLWVLDRTAGGALLTVVRSGQAATVQAPGISGEDVRSLLLSRDGTRLVAEVAQGGRERVLLARVQRDGEGRVRQVLPAREVRLGGLNVRTIRDLAWRTPVSLALLTAPSAGTSQVVVAKVDGSSTAAESTTDAEVFQGVATDLVTAPVLSAPLLILGPDGQMFSLSTSGRWTGAGIRPGLRAPTFVG from the coding sequence ATGAACGGCCGCCGCCGCCTCGCCCGCGTGCCGGTCCTCGTGCCGGTGCTGCTGCTGGGCCTGCTGCTGGCCGGCTGCGCCGGGCTTCCCGACACCGGCACCGTGCACCTCGAGCAGCCCCGGCAGCAGGTCGAGGACGAGGCGCCCGTGGACTTCACCCCCGCGGGTCCGGTGGTCGGCGCCCCGCCGGTGGAGATCGTCCGCGGCTTCCTGGTGGCCATGCAGGCCACCCCGATCAACACCTCGGTGGCCCGGCAGTTCCTGACCGCGGAGAGCAACCAGCGCTGGGTGCCGGAGAACGGCACGATCGTCTACGACACCGAGACCCGCACCGTGCGGGGGTCCACGGTGGTGCTGTCGCTCGACCACACCGTCGACCTCGACAGTCGCGGCCGCTGGAAGGGACGCGCGGGCGACCAACGGTTCCGGCTCCGGATGGTGCAGGAGAAGGGCCAGTGGCGGATCAGCAACCCGCCGGACCGGCTGATCATCCCCGAGAGCCACTTCCAGACCCGGTTCACGCAGTACTCGCTCTACTACTTCGACAAGGGCGCCGACGTGCTGGTGCCCGAGCCGGTCTACGTGCCGACCGGGGCGCAGGCGAGCACGTTCCTGGTCGCTGCGCTGCTCGCGGGCCCCGAGCAGGACCAGCTGGGCGTGGAGCGGACCTTCCTGCCGGCCGGGACCCGCCTCGACGACATCTCCGTCCCGGTGGTGCAGGACGGGACCGCGGTGGTCCCGCTCAGCGACGAGGTACTCGACCTCGACGGTGACCGGCTGGACATGGCGCTCGCCCAGATCGGCTGGACCCTGCGGCAGGTGCCCGGCATCGAGCGGATGCGGATCACCGTGGACGGCAGCCCGCTGAGCCTGCCCGGCGCCGGCACCGAGGTCCCGCTCGACACCTGGCCGGAGTTCGACCCGTCGGTCTCGTGGGCGTCGCAGGCGCTGTTCGGCATCCGCAAGGGACGGGTCGTGACGCTGACCGGCGGTCAGGAGCGGCGCGTCTCCGGCGCCTTCGGCTCCCTCGACCTCGGGGCGGTCCGGGTCGCGGTCGACCTCGCGGGCGAGCAGGTGGCCGTGACCACCGACGACGGCGAGGTCCTGGTGGCCAAGCGCTCGCGGGTGCCCGGCACGACGCCGACCCCCGACGACGTGAGCACCGGCTACTCCGGTGGCACGGACCTGCTGACCCCGGTGTGGGACCTCTACGACCAGCTGTGGGTGCTCGACCGGACGGCCGGCGGCGCGCTGCTGACCGTCGTGCGCTCGGGTCAGGCCGCCACCGTCCAGGCGCCCGGGATCAGCGGCGAGGACGTCCGCTCGTTGCTGCTCTCCCGCGACGGCACCCGGCTGGTCGCCGAGGTCGCGCAGGGTGGCCGCGAGCGGGTGCTGCTGGCCCGGGTGCAGCGCGACGGGGAGGGCCGGGTGCGCCAGGTGCTGCCGGCGCGCGAGGTCCGCCTGGGCGGCCTCAACGTCCGGACGATCCGCGACCTCGCCTGGCGCACCCCGGTCAGCCTGGCGCTGCTCACGGCGCCTTCCGCGGGCACCTCACAAGTAGTCGTGGCCAAGGTGGACGGCTCCTCCACCGCTGCGGAGTCCACCACCGACGCGGAGGTCTTCCAGGGCGTGGCCACCGACCTGGTCACCGCGCCGGTGCTCAGCGCGCCGCTGCTGATCCTGGGGCCGGACGGACAGATGTTCTCGCTGTCCACCAGCGGCCGGTGGACCGGCGCCGGCATCCGGCCGGGGCTGCGCGCACCGACGTTCGTCGGCTGA
- a CDS encoding ComF family protein, whose translation MWGVFLDLVLGSSCVACERPGRALCRACAAGLPRSARPAWPSPTPAGLVLPVAAGEYGGALRLMVTAHKEEQVLALARPLGDVLAVAVETLLATATATATATDAATAPATATGSGSDCAGGAAPGPVLLVPVPSRRAAVRARGHDPLLRLTRRAASRLRAGGAAVRVARPLRPARRVADQAGLGAADRAANLRGALRAVGPPRGRPCPVVVVDDVLTTGATAREAQRALEEAGWTVLGVAVVAATRRRTRPGNPPSLPLLPPDD comes from the coding sequence GTGTGGGGCGTCTTCCTCGACCTGGTGCTCGGCTCCTCCTGCGTGGCCTGCGAGCGGCCGGGGAGGGCACTGTGCCGCGCCTGCGCGGCCGGGCTGCCCCGCAGCGCCCGTCCCGCGTGGCCGAGCCCCACCCCGGCCGGTCTGGTCCTTCCGGTGGCCGCGGGGGAGTACGGCGGCGCCCTGCGGCTGATGGTCACCGCGCACAAGGAGGAGCAGGTGCTGGCCCTGGCCCGGCCGCTCGGCGACGTGCTGGCCGTGGCCGTGGAGACGCTCCTGGCCACCGCCACCGCCACCGCCACCGCCACCGACGCCGCCACCGCGCCCGCCACCGCCACCGGCAGCGGATCCGACTGCGCCGGCGGGGCGGCGCCGGGTCCGGTGCTGCTGGTGCCGGTGCCCTCGCGCCGGGCGGCCGTCCGGGCCCGCGGGCACGATCCGCTGCTGCGGCTGACCCGGCGGGCCGCATCCCGGCTGCGGGCCGGTGGCGCCGCGGTGCGGGTGGCCCGGCCGCTGCGTCCCGCCCGCCGGGTCGCCGACCAGGCCGGCCTGGGCGCGGCCGATCGCGCCGCCAACCTGCGCGGTGCGCTGCGGGCGGTCGGCCCCCCGCGAGGGCGACCCTGCCCGGTCGTCGTCGTGGACGACGTACTCACCACGGGGGCCACCGCGCGCGAGGCGCAGCGGGCTCTCGAGGAGGCCGGCTGGACGGTCCTCGGGGTCGCCGTGGTGGCCGCGACGCGGCGGCGCACCCGGCCCGGAAACCCCCCGTCCCTACCGCTTCTCCCCCCGGACGACTAG
- a CDS encoding response regulator, giving the protein MRPGEEPIRVVVVDDQELFRRGLTMLLGVEEDIEVVGEAGDGVAATELAATSVPDVILMDVRMPKRSGIEACVAIKEVAPTARIIMLTVSDEEADLYDAVKNGASGYLLKDSSIDEVAQAIRVVADGQSLISPSMAIKLLDEFKQMSRADRQQVPSPRLTDRELEVLKLVAQGLNNREIAKRLFISENTVKNHVRNILEKLQLHSRMEAVMYAVREKLLDIP; this is encoded by the coding sequence ATGAGGCCAGGTGAGGAACCGATCCGGGTCGTCGTCGTCGACGACCAGGAGCTGTTCCGTCGCGGGCTGACGATGCTCCTCGGCGTCGAGGAGGACATCGAGGTCGTCGGCGAGGCCGGCGACGGCGTGGCGGCCACCGAGCTCGCGGCGACCTCCGTGCCCGACGTGATCCTGATGGACGTCCGGATGCCCAAGCGCTCCGGCATCGAGGCGTGCGTGGCCATCAAGGAGGTCGCGCCGACCGCCCGGATCATCATGCTCACCGTCAGCGACGAGGAGGCCGACCTCTACGACGCGGTCAAGAACGGCGCCTCCGGCTACCTCCTCAAGGACTCCTCGATCGACGAGGTCGCCCAGGCGATCCGGGTGGTCGCCGACGGTCAGTCGCTGATCAGCCCGTCGATGGCGATCAAGCTGCTCGACGAGTTCAAGCAGATGTCCCGGGCGGACCGGCAGCAGGTGCCCAGCCCGCGGCTCACCGACCGCGAGCTCGAGGTGCTCAAGCTCGTCGCGCAGGGGCTGAACAACCGCGAGATCGCCAAGCGGCTCTTCATCAGCGAGAACACCGTCAAGAACCACGTGCGCAACATCCTCGAGAAGCTGCAGCTGCACTCGCGCATGGAGGCCGTCATGTACGCCGTGCGCGAGAAGCTCCTCGACATCCCCTGA